In Providencia rettgeri, the following proteins share a genomic window:
- the hflC gene encoding protease modulator HflC produces the protein MRKSLIVIVLAILAVAYASIFIVPQTDRGIVLRFGKVLRDSENKPIIYEPGLHFKVPFIETVKMLDARIQTLEIQADRYLTSENKDLMVDSYLKWRVTDFSRYYVATGGGNPFQAETLLKRKFSDRLRSEFGRLSVKDIITDSRGRLTIDVRDALNKGTATDDATKEADAAIADAAKRVEEETNLKPLVVNANSMAALGIEVVDVRIKRIELPNEVSEAIYARMRAEREAVARQHRSQGQEEATKIRAVADKTVTETLAEAERTALTYRGEGDAMATKLFADAFNQDPEFYAFIRSLRAYEQSFKSGDDVMVMSPDTDFFRFMKAPTKLRATD, from the coding sequence ATGCGTAAATCGCTAATTGTTATCGTTCTGGCCATTTTGGCAGTTGCATACGCATCTATCTTTATTGTTCCTCAAACTGATCGTGGCATTGTCTTACGTTTTGGTAAGGTTCTGCGTGATTCTGAAAACAAGCCGATCATTTATGAGCCGGGTCTGCATTTCAAAGTTCCATTTATTGAAACTGTGAAAATGTTGGATGCACGTATTCAGACTCTTGAAATTCAAGCCGACCGCTATCTGACAAGTGAGAACAAAGACTTAATGGTGGACTCCTACCTGAAATGGCGTGTGACTGATTTCAGTCGCTACTATGTAGCGACGGGGGGCGGTAACCCATTCCAAGCGGAAACCCTATTAAAACGTAAATTTAGTGACCGTTTACGTTCTGAGTTTGGTCGCTTAAGCGTGAAAGATATCATTACTGACTCACGTGGTCGTTTGACTATCGATGTCCGTGATGCCTTGAACAAAGGTACTGCAACCGACGACGCGACTAAAGAAGCAGATGCAGCGATTGCAGATGCCGCAAAACGTGTTGAAGAAGAAACGAACCTGAAGCCACTGGTTGTGAATGCAAACAGTATGGCGGCGTTAGGTATTGAAGTTGTTGACGTGCGTATTAAACGTATCGAACTGCCAAACGAAGTTTCTGAGGCTATCTATGCGCGTATGCGTGCAGAGCGTGAAGCAGTTGCACGTCAGCACCGTTCACAAGGTCAAGAAGAAGCAACGAAAATCCGCGCTGTTGCAGATAAAACAGTAACAGAAACGTTGGCTGAAGCTGAACGTACCGCGCTGACTTACCGAGGTGAAGGTGATGCAATGGCAACAAAACTGTTTGCTGATGCATTTAACCAAGACCCAGAGTTCTATGCGTTTATTCGTAGCTTACGTGCTTATGAACAGAGCTTTAAGAGTGGTGACGACGTGATGGTCATGAGTCCAGACACTGACTTCTTCCGCTTTATGAAGGCGCCAACTAAGCTTCGCGCGACAGATTAA